ATTTTGATGTCTGGGACTCTTGGCCGTTACAAAATGCCGATGGCACAGTAGCCAATTACAAAGGGTATAATATCGTTTTTGGATTGGCAGGCGATCCTAAAAGAGCAGAGGATACATTTATATATCTGTTCTATCAAAAAGCGGGTAATACCTCGCTGAGCGGCTGGAAAAATGCCGGAAGAGTATTTAAAGACAATGATAAATTACTTGCCAACGATCCGATTCTAAAAAATCAGTCAGAAGAATGGTCCGGTTCTGCTACGTTAACCTCTGATGGACAAGTACGTTTATTCTATACCAGCAGACAGCCCTTTGAGCCAAGTAACCAACTATACGGCAAACAAACCTTGAGCACGGCTCAAATTAATGTCTCTCAGCCTGATGACAAGACACTGAAAGTAGATGGAGTCGAGGATTTGAAATCGATCTATGACGGTGGAGATGGGAAAACCTATCAAAATGTACAGCAAAGCGTCGGAATAGATATGGACAACCATACGTTTAGAGACCCTCACTATGTCGAGGATCAAGGCCACAAATATATTATATTTGAAGCCAACACAGGAACAGAAACCGGCTACCAAGGCGAAGATTCGCTTCAAAACCCAGCTTATTATGGCGGCAATAAGAAATTCTTCACGGAAGAGCAACAAAATTTGTTGCAAAGTCCCAAGAAAAAGGGAGCTGAGCTGGCTAACGGCGCACTGGGCATCGTTGAATTGAATGATGATTATACGTTGAAAAATGTAATGCCTCCTTTGATTGCTTCCAATTTGGTAACAGATGAAATTGAACGGGCAAATGTGTTCAAAATGAACGGTTTGTGGTATTTATTTACGAGTACGAGAGGCTCCAAGGTGACTGTAGATGCGATCGGTGACGATGATATTTACATGCTGGGTTATGTTTCTACTTCCTTGACAGGGCCTTATAAACCCTTGAATGGAACCGGTCTCGTTCTTCATCAGGATCTGGATCGTGATGATATTACCTGGACGTATGCCCATTTTGCTATCCCGCAAGGCAAAGGCAAT
The Paenibacillus peoriae DNA segment above includes these coding regions:
- a CDS encoding glycoside hydrolase family 68 protein, whose product is MKFNKWFSKAATATVATTLLLGGGVQAFAEENDASDLKTDNAFTQITRNDMLNIFKQQGKEKYEVPSFDASTIKNIPSAIGRDSSGKLTDFDVWDSWPLQNADGTVANYKGYNIVFGLAGDPKRAEDTFIYLFYQKAGNTSLSGWKNAGRVFKDNDKLLANDPILKNQSEEWSGSATLTSDGQVRLFYTSRQPFEPSNQLYGKQTLSTAQINVSQPDDKTLKVDGVEDLKSIYDGGDGKTYQNVQQSVGIDMDNHTFRDPHYVEDQGHKYIIFEANTGTETGYQGEDSLQNPAYYGGNKKFFTEEQQNLLQSPKKKGAELANGALGIVELNDDYTLKNVMPPLIASNLVTDEIERANVFKMNGLWYLFTSTRGSKVTVDAIGDDDIYMLGYVSTSLTGPYKPLNGTGLVLHQDLDRDDITWTYAHFAIPQGKGNNVVVSSYMTNRGLFPDHKSTFAPSFLLNIKGSKTSVVKNGILEQGQITIDPTNDKKESPNEYGKK